One Maribacter dokdonensis DSW-8 genomic region harbors:
- the nrfD gene encoding NrfD/PsrC family molybdoenzyme membrane anchor subunit, translated as MASHYEAPIRKPLVTGDKGYHDVTVDIAAPVEGRANKHWWIVFSIALVAFLWGVGCIIYTVSTGIGTWGLNKSVNWAWDITNFVWWVGIGHAGTLISAVLLLFRQKWRMAINRSAEAMTIFSVVQAGLFPIIHMGRPWLAYWVLPIPNQFGSLWVNFNSPLLWDVFAISTYLSVSLVFWWTGLLPDFAMIRDRAVLPFQKKIYSLLSFGWSGRAKDWQRFEEVSLVLAGLATPLVLSVHTIVSFDFATSVIPGWHTTIFPPYFVAGAIFSGFAMVNTLLIIMRKVCHLENYITVQHIELMNIVIMLTGSIVGCAYITELFMAWYSGVEYEQYAFLNRATGPYWWAYWSMMTCNVFSPQFMWFKKLRTSIMFSFFISIVVNIGMWFERFVIIVTSLHRDYLPSSWTMFSPTFVDIGIFIGTIGFFFVLFLLYSRTFPVIAQAEVKSILKSSGEKYKVLRDAGKPLYQISTAKVEVKEKVTDDVLMGEVVPSVGDKVGVSDLLSAVGTFDPATQEADDLKKVKGIGPQMEATLNEIGIYTFAQVARMTESEYDLLDSITGSFPGRAQRDDWAGQASILLNNKR; from the coding sequence ATGGCGTCGCATTACGAAGCACCTATACGTAAACCCCTAGTAACTGGAGACAAAGGCTACCACGATGTAACTGTGGATATAGCTGCTCCTGTAGAAGGTAGAGCTAACAAGCACTGGTGGATAGTTTTTTCCATTGCCTTAGTGGCATTTCTTTGGGGAGTAGGTTGTATTATTTATACGGTCTCTACCGGTATCGGTACTTGGGGTCTTAACAAATCTGTAAACTGGGCTTGGGATATTACCAACTTCGTTTGGTGGGTAGGTATCGGTCATGCAGGAACTCTGATTTCTGCAGTATTATTATTGTTCCGTCAAAAATGGAGAATGGCCATTAACCGTTCTGCGGAGGCAATGACAATCTTCTCGGTTGTTCAAGCTGGTTTGTTTCCAATTATACACATGGGTCGTCCATGGTTAGCTTACTGGGTACTTCCAATTCCAAACCAATTTGGATCATTGTGGGTGAACTTTAACTCTCCGCTTCTTTGGGATGTATTTGCGATATCAACATATCTTTCTGTTTCATTGGTATTCTGGTGGACAGGTTTACTGCCGGATTTTGCAATGATTCGTGATAGAGCGGTATTGCCTTTTCAAAAGAAAATTTATAGCTTATTGAGTTTTGGATGGAGCGGTCGTGCAAAAGATTGGCAACGTTTTGAAGAAGTATCTTTAGTACTTGCTGGTTTGGCAACTCCTTTGGTACTATCTGTACATACCATTGTATCTTTTGACTTTGCTACTTCGGTAATCCCGGGTTGGCATACAACAATCTTTCCACCATATTTCGTTGCAGGGGCTATCTTCTCTGGTTTCGCTATGGTAAATACTTTGTTGATCATCATGAGAAAGGTGTGTCACCTAGAAAACTATATTACGGTTCAGCATATTGAACTAATGAATATTGTAATCATGTTAACTGGTTCAATTGTGGGATGTGCCTACATTACCGAGTTGTTCATGGCATGGTATTCTGGTGTGGAATATGAGCAGTATGCATTCTTGAATAGAGCAACCGGACCTTACTGGTGGGCTTACTGGTCAATGATGACTTGTAATGTGTTCTCTCCACAGTTCATGTGGTTCAAGAAATTAAGAACAAGTATCATGTTCTCTTTCTTTATCTCTATTGTGGTAAACATAGGTATGTGGTTCGAAAGATTCGTAATTATCGTTACATCATTACATAGGGATTATCTTCCATCATCATGGACAATGTTCTCACCAACATTTGTTGATATTGGAATATTTATAGGTACCATTGGTTTCTTCTTTGTATTGTTCTTGTTATATTCTAGAACATTCCCAGTAATTGCTCAGGCAGAAGTGAAATCTATATTGAAATCTTCTGGTGAAAAATACAAAGTGTTAAGAGATGCTGGGAAACCTCTATATCAAATTTCAACGGCTAAAGTGGAGGTGAAGGAAAAGGTAACTGATGATGTATTGATGGGTGAAGTTGTACCATCTGTCGGAGATAAAGTAGGTGTTTCTGATTTGTTGAGTGCTGTGGGTACTTTTGATCCTGCTACACAAGAGGCGGATGATTTGAAGAAGGTTAAAGGTATAGGGCCGCAAATGGAGGCTACTTTAAATGAAATAGGAATCTATACATTTGCTCAAGTCGCTAGAATGACTGAAAGCGAGTATGATCTTTTAGATTCAATTACAGGTTCTTTCCCAGGTAGAGCACAACGTGATGACTGGGCAGGACAAGCATCAATTTTATTAAATAACAAAAGATAA